Proteins from a genomic interval of Perognathus longimembris pacificus isolate PPM17 chromosome 14, ASM2315922v1, whole genome shotgun sequence:
- the Otub2 gene encoding ubiquitin thioesterase OTUB2 isoform X2: protein MSETSFSLISEKCDILSILRDHPENRIYQRKIQELSKRFTAIRKTKGDGNCFYRALGYSYLESLLGKSREVLKFKERVLQTPNDLLAAGFEEHKFRNFFNAFYSVVELVEKDGTVSSLLKVFNDQSSSDRIVQFLRLLTSAFIKNRADFFRHFIDEEMDIKDFCTHEVEPMAMECDHIQITALSQALNIALQVEYVDEMDTALNHHVFPEAAIPSVYLLYKTSHYNILYAADKH from the exons ATG aGTGAAACATCTTTCAGTCTAATATCAGAAAAATGTGACATTCTATCGATTCTTCGGGATCATCCTGAAAACAGGATATACCAGAGGAAAATCCAG GAACTCAGCAAAAGATTCACTGCGATCCGCAAGACCAAAGGGGATGGAAACTGCTTCTACCGGGCCTTGGGCTACTCCTACCTGGAGTCTCTGCTGGGCAAGAGCCGAGAGGTCCTCAA GTTCAAAGAGCGTGTGCTACAGACTCCCAATGACCTCCTGGCTGCCGGCTTTGAGGAGCACAAGTTCCGGAACTTCTTTAATGCT TTTTACAGCGTGGTAGAGCTGGTGGAGAAGGATGGCACAGTGTCCAGCCTGCTGAAGGTGTTCAACGACCAGAGCTCCTCAGACCGCATCGTGCAGTTCTTACGCCTGCTCACCTCAGCCTTCATCAAGAACCGCGCCGACTTCTTCCGGCACTTCATCGATGAGGAGATGGATATCAAGGACTTCTGCACCCAT GAGGTGGAGCCAATGGCCATGGAGTGCGACCACATCCAGATCACTGCCCTGTCCCAGGCCCTGAACATCGCCCTGCAGGTGGAGTACGTGGACGAGATGGACACTGCGCTGAACCACCACGTGTTCCCAGAGGCTGCCATCCCTTCCGTTTACCTGCTCTATAAAACATCCCACTACAACATCCTCTATGCAGCCGATAAACATTGA
- the Otub2 gene encoding ubiquitin thioesterase OTUB2 isoform X1: MGIWPAAFVHLHLSSFSAFQSETSFSLISEKCDILSILRDHPENRIYQRKIQELSKRFTAIRKTKGDGNCFYRALGYSYLESLLGKSREVLKFKERVLQTPNDLLAAGFEEHKFRNFFNAFYSVVELVEKDGTVSSLLKVFNDQSSSDRIVQFLRLLTSAFIKNRADFFRHFIDEEMDIKDFCTHEVEPMAMECDHIQITALSQALNIALQVEYVDEMDTALNHHVFPEAAIPSVYLLYKTSHYNILYAADKH; encoded by the exons ATGGGCATCTGGCCTGCTGCTTTCGTACATCTccacctgtcttctttctctgcctttcagaGTGAAACATCTTTCAGTCTAATATCAGAAAAATGTGACATTCTATCGATTCTTCGGGATCATCCTGAAAACAGGATATACCAGAGGAAAATCCAG GAACTCAGCAAAAGATTCACTGCGATCCGCAAGACCAAAGGGGATGGAAACTGCTTCTACCGGGCCTTGGGCTACTCCTACCTGGAGTCTCTGCTGGGCAAGAGCCGAGAGGTCCTCAA GTTCAAAGAGCGTGTGCTACAGACTCCCAATGACCTCCTGGCTGCCGGCTTTGAGGAGCACAAGTTCCGGAACTTCTTTAATGCT TTTTACAGCGTGGTAGAGCTGGTGGAGAAGGATGGCACAGTGTCCAGCCTGCTGAAGGTGTTCAACGACCAGAGCTCCTCAGACCGCATCGTGCAGTTCTTACGCCTGCTCACCTCAGCCTTCATCAAGAACCGCGCCGACTTCTTCCGGCACTTCATCGATGAGGAGATGGATATCAAGGACTTCTGCACCCAT GAGGTGGAGCCAATGGCCATGGAGTGCGACCACATCCAGATCACTGCCCTGTCCCAGGCCCTGAACATCGCCCTGCAGGTGGAGTACGTGGACGAGATGGACACTGCGCTGAACCACCACGTGTTCCCAGAGGCTGCCATCCCTTCCGTTTACCTGCTCTATAAAACATCCCACTACAACATCCTCTATGCAGCCGATAAACATTGA